Proteins co-encoded in one Ananas comosus cultivar F153 linkage group 15, ASM154086v1, whole genome shotgun sequence genomic window:
- the LOC109720890 gene encoding cyclic nucleotide-gated ion channel 2, translated as MSSSSSDLSLLGGDHPSFGRAQMLSSSAPSSGALTASNGSPAADPSSASAPASSPTSPWWTRIVRRWIPSLRRPSGGGGGDEGAAAAAAVECYACTQPGAPAFHSTTCDRVHAPAWEASAGSSLIPIQSHATGGDGAAAAAAAAGGDRRSGRERWVFGSVLDPRSPGVQRWNRGLLLARAAALAADPLFFYAVGARSCGGGSGSGLGLGLGLGLGVDEGMGAAAAAVRTLADAAHVVHVWVQLRLAYVSRESLVVGCGKLVWDPRAIAAHYLRSPTGFWFDLFVVLPFPQIVFWLVVPKLLREEEIKQIATILLSVFLFQYLPKVYHSICMMRSMQKVTGYIFGTIWWGFGLNLIAYFIASHVAGGCWYILAIQRVASCIRSQCETNNNCELMSSVCSKEVQQNNATMAANQNLQTCLNGNGPFPFGIYDAALPVISSNSLAVKILYPIFWGLMTLSTFGNNLEPTSQWLEVIFSIAIVLSGLMLFTLLIGNIQVFLHAVMARKRKMQLRCRDLEWWMKRRQLPSRLRQRVRQYERQRWASMRGEDEMEIIKELPEGLRRDIRRHLCLDLVKQVPLFQHLDDLILDNICDRVKHLVYSKDEKVIREGDPVQRMIFVVRGHLKSSQCLSKGLVATCTLGPGNFLGDELLSWCLRRPFVDRLPASSATFVCVEPTEAFGLDAHHLRYITEHFRYKFANEKLKRTARYYSSNWRTWAAVNIQLAWRRYKAKTRGMEIRPLEPKGSEQRLRLCAAIFMSIRPHDHLE; from the exons atGAGCTCCTCGTCGTCCGATCTCTCGCTCCTCGGCGGCGATCACCCCTCGTTCGGCCGAGCCCAGAtgctctcctcctccgccccctcctCCGGTGCCCTCACCGCCTCCAATGGCTCCCCCGCCGCCgacccctcctccgcctccgcccccgCCTCCTCGCCCACTTCCCCCTG GTGGACTCGGATCGTGAGGCGGTGGATCCCCAGTCTCCGCCGccccagcggcggcggcggcggagacgagggggccgcggcggcggcggcggtggagtgCTACGCGTGCACGCAGCCGGGGGCGCCGGCGTTCCACTCGACGACGTGCGACCGCGTGCACGCGCCCGCGTGGGAGGCGAGCGCCGGATCGTCGCTGATCCCGATCCAGAGCCACGCCACCGGCGGCgacggggcggcggcggcggcggcggcggcggggggggaTCGACGATCGGGGAGGGAGCGGTGGGTGTTCGGGTCGGTGCTCGACCCGCGGAGCCCCGGGGTGCAGCGGTGGAACCGCGGCCTCCTCCTCGCGCGCGCCGCGGCGCTCGCGGCGGACCCGCTCTTCTTCTACGCCGTGGGGGCGCGATCGTGCGGGGGAGGGTCAGGgtcagggttagggttagggttggggttggggCTGGGGGTGGACGAGGGGatgggggcggcggcggcggcggtgcggaCGCTGGCGGACGCGGCGCACGTGGTGCACGTGTGGGTGCAGCTGCGGCTCGCGTACGTGTCGCGGGAGTCGCTGGTCGTCGGGTGCGGCAAGCTGGTGTGGGACCCCCGCGCCATCGCCGCGCACTACCTCCGCTCCCCCACCGGCTTCTGGTTCGACCTCTTCGTCGTCCTCCCCTTCCCCCAG ATTGTTTTTTGGCTGGTGGTGCCGAAGCTGTTGAGAGAAGAGGAGATCAAGCAAATCGCGACGATCCTCTTGTCGGTTTTCCTGTTCCAGTACCTGCCAAAGGTGTACCACAGCATCTGCATGATGCGGAGCATGCAGAAGGTTACTGGCTACATCTTCGGGACCATCTGGTGGGGTTTCGGCCTCAACCTCATCGCCTACTTCATTGCCTCCCAT GTAGCGGGCGGTTGTTGGTATATTCTTGCGATCCAGCGCGTCGCCTCGTGCATACGAAGCCAATGCGAGACGAACAACAACTGTGAACTCATGTCATCGGTCTGCTCCAAAGAAGTGCAGCAGAATAATGCGACGATGGCGGCAAATCAGAACCTCCAAACTTGTTTAAACGGGAACGGGCCGTTTCCGTTCGGAATATACGACGCTGCTCTCCCTGTTATTTCCAGCAACTCACTTGCTGTTAAGATTCTTTATCCTATATTCTGGGGCCTCATGACACTCAG CACTTTTGGGAATAATCTTGAACCTACAAGTCAATGGCTAGAAGTGATATTCAGTATTGCGATCGTGCTTAGTGGATTAATGCTCTTCACTTTGTTGATCGGAAACATTCag GTATTCTTGCATGCGGTCATGgcgagaaagagaaagatgCAGCTAAGATGTCGAGACTTAGAATGGTGGATGAAGCGGAGGCAACTGCCCTCGCGCTTAAGGCAAAGAGTTCGACAGTACGAACGGCAGAGATGGGCCTCgatgaggggcgaggatgaaaTGGAGATCATCAAGGAGTTGCCTGAAGGGTTAAGGAGAGACATCAGGCGCCATCTCTGCCTCGATCTTGTAAAACAG GTTCCCTTGTTCCAACATTTGGATGACCTTATCCTCGACAACATTTGCGACAGAGTTAAACACCTCGTCTACTCCAAGGACGAAAAG GTGATCAGAGAAGGAGACCCGGTGCAAAGAATGATATTCGTAGTTCGCGGGCACTTGAAAAGCAGTCAATGCCTTAGCAAAGGTTTGGTAGCCACCTGCACGCTAGGCCCGGGTAACTTTCTAGGAGATGAGCTCCTCTCATGGTGCCTACGCCGCCCGTTCGTCGACCGCCTCCCTGCTTCGTCCGCCACCTTTGTGTGTGTGGAGCCCACAGAGGCCTTTGGATTGGACGCGCACCACCTACGATACATAACCGAGCACTTCAGGTACAAATTTGCGAATGAGAAGCTGAAGAGGACAGCGAGGTACTACTCATCGAATTGGAGAACGTGGGCGGCGGTTAACATACAGCTCGCGTGGCGGCGTTACAAGGCAAAGACTAGAGGAATGGAAATACGACCCTTGGAACCTAAGGGAAGTGAGCAGCGGCTTCGGCTGTGCGCTGCAATATTCATGTCGATTCGACCCCATGATCACCTCGAGTAG
- the LOC109720880 gene encoding uncharacterized protein LOC109720880, with amino-acid sequence SPPSPQPTLSTTHHPPSPQPTLSSAALTSAVADAAALTSAAADAATLTSSAALISATVAVAVRRGAVLIWATVAAAVRRGAALISATAAAAVRRGTALILATVAAAVQRGAALFSATVATAGHGRTLRWLEHSFPPPTENDPKKQSRAKWTDMHRAYLVELLQEHNKDKWRGQNGWNKEGWRSIHKAMITKFSHSNYTLEQVKDQEQQLKKQFKAVKNLVEMSGFGWDADKKMVSAPSEVWEPLINVRLLSDISSPFATG; translated from the exons TCTCCACCCTCTCCACAACCCACCCTCTCCACAACCCACCACCCACCCTCTCCACAACCcaccctctcctccgccgcactCACTTCGGCCGTCGCTGACGCCGCCGCACTCACTtcggccgccgccgacgccgcaaCACTCACTTCGTCCGCGGCACTCATCTCGGCCACGGTAGCCGTCGCTGTCCGGAGAGGCGCCGTACTCATCTGGGCCACGGTCGCCGCCGCTGTCCGGAGAGGCGCCGCACTCATCTCGGccacggccgccgccgctgtccGGAGAGGCACCGCACTCATCTTGGCCACGGTCGCCGCCGCTGTCCAGAGAGGCGCCGCACTCTTCTCGGCCACGGTCGCCACCGCCGGCCACGGTCGTACCCTGCGATGGCTGGAGCACTCTTTTCCTCCTCCAACag AAAACGATCCAAAAAAACAATCACGGGCAAAATGGACGGATATGCATAGAGCTTATTTAGTAGAACTTTTGCAAGAACATAATAAAGATAAATGGAGAGGTCAAAATGGATGGAATAAAGAGGGATGGCGCAGTATACATAAGGCGATGATTACTAAGTTTTCTCATTCAAATTATACATTAGAACAAGTAAAAGATCAGGAGCAACAATTAAAGAAGCAATTTAAAGCTGTGAAGAACTTAGTAGAGATGAGTGGCTTTGGTTGGGATGCCGACAAGAAAATGGTTTCTGCTCCATCAGAAGTTTGGGAACCGTTGATTAATGTGCGTCTCCTCTCTGATATTTCATCACCATTTGCCACTGGATGA
- the LOC109721730 gene encoding uncharacterized protein LOC109721730 isoform X1, whose protein sequence is MLVQCVKSSIIIPSSELSSLLLLRRRGRRELQQPTWAKRPNSAGAGEGEAAGAGAGAGEGDGEKPTSSLRVSKAFLARCAVAVSGLGFLDAGYSGDWSRIGVISKEDEELLRFAAFLIIPLCIVLIFSISEENNTP, encoded by the exons ATGCTGGTGCAGTGTGTTAAGAGCTCCATTATTATCCCATCCTCTGAGCTCTCATCTCTCCTCCTCTTgaggagaagagggaggagggagTTGCAACAGCCCACATGGGCAAAGAGACCAAATAGTGCAGGTGCAGGTGAAGGTGAAGCTGCAGGTGCAGGTGCAGGTGCAGGTGAAGGTGATGGAGAGAAACCCACCTCCTCTCTTAGGGTTTCCAAGGCCTTCCTTGCTAGGTGTGCTGTTGCTGTTTCTGGCCTTGGGTTTCTTGATGCTGG GTACAGTGGAGACTGGTCCCGAATTGGTGTCATTTCAAAAGAGGACGAAGAATTGTTGAGGTTCGCTGCATTCCTGATAATCCCATTGTGCAtagttctgatattttcaatttCTGAAGAAAATAATACTCCGTAA
- the LOC109720891 gene encoding flavonoid 3'-monooxygenase-like, producing MAPLLFFTLLLSSILCYLFFSSKKRSRGLRLPPGPKGWPILGNLPQLGPKPHHTLHALSKAHGPLFHLRFGFVDVVVASSAAVAAQFLKVHDANFSNRPPNSSAEHTTYNYQDLVFGPYGPRWRALRKLCALHLFSTKALEDLRPIRAHEVNLMVRFLAKGGGGGPTPINLGETVNMCVTNALARALVGRPVFEERAEAREFKEMVAELLRLGGVFNIADFVPGIRWMDPQGVERKIKRVHRRYDEFLNRLITERRREEEATRGRDFLGVLLSLTDQEPAEGQEEGRITETNVKALLLNLFTAGTDTSSTTIEWAVAELIRHPEILKQAQLELDSVVGPARLVSESDLPNLPTLQAIVKETLRLHPSTPLSLPQMAAEGCEINGYYIPKKATLLVNIWAIGRDPSVWPDPLKFSPARFLPGGSNENVDLKGSDFELIPFGAGRRICVGLSLGLRMVQFVTATLVHAFDWTLPDGQPPEKLDMEEAYRLALHRTVPLSVHPVPRLLPEAYESIEK from the exons ATGGCTCCTCTACTCTTCTTCACTCTCTTGCTCTCCTCTATActatgctatttatttttttcctctaaaaAGAGAAGTCGCGGGCTTCGTCTTCCGCCGGGCCCAAAGGGCTGGCCGATTTTGGGCAACTTGCCGCAGCTCGGCCCAAAACCCCACCACACTCTCCATGCCCTCTCGAAGGCCCACGGCCCGCTCTTTCACCTCCGATTCGGCTTTGTCGATGTCGTCGTTgcatcctccgccgccgtcgccgcccagTTCCTCAAAGTCCATGATGCCAACTTCTCCAACCGGCCCCCCAACTCCAGCGCCGAGCATACCACCTACAACTATCAG GACCTTGTCTTTGGCCCCTACGGCCCGCGGTGGCGTGCGCTCCGCAAGCTCTGCGCCCTCCATCTCTTCTCTACAAAGGCCCTCGAGGACCTCCGGCCGATCAGGGCCCACGAGGTAAACCTCATGGTCCGGTTCCTCGCcaaaggcggcggcggcggcccgacGCCGATCAATCTTGGCGAGACGGTGAACATGTGCGTGACGAACGCGTTGGCGCGGGCGCTGGTGGGGCGGCCGGTGTTCGAGGAGCGGGCGGAGGCGAGGGAGTTCAAAGAGATGGTGGCGGAGCTGCTGCGGCTCGGGGGTGTGTTCAACATCGCCGACTTCGTGCCGGGGATCCGGTGGATGGACCCGCAGGGGGTGGAGAGGAAGATAAAGCGGGTGCACAGAAG GTACGACGAGTTTCTCAACCGGCTCATCACGgagcggcggcgcgaggaggaGGCTACAAGGGGCAGGGATTTTCTCGGCGTGCTGCTGAGCTTGACAGATCAGGAGCCGGCAGAAGGACAGGAGGAGGGGAGGATTACAGAAACGAATGTCAAAGCGTTGCTTCTC AACTTGTTCACAGCGGGAACCGACACCTCATCGACCACAATTGAATGGGCCGTGGCGGAGCTAATCCGCCACCCGGAAATCCTCAAACAGGCCCAGCTCGAGCTGGACTCAGTCGtcggcccggcccggctcgTGTCGGAGTCCGACCTCCCGAACCTCCCCACACTGCAGGCCATCGTCAAAGAGACATTGCGGCTCCACCCGTCGACGCCGCTTTCCCTTCCCCAGATGGCCGCCGAGGGGTGCGAGATCAACGGCTACTACATTCCTAAGAAGGCCACACTCCTCGTGAACATCTGGGCCATCGGTCGGGACCCATCTGTATGGCCCGATCCACTCAAATTCAGCCCGGCCCGATTTCTCCCGGGCGGTTCGAACGAAAATGTGGACCTCAAGGGGAGTGACTTTGAGCTCATTCCGTTCGGGGCCGGACGAAGGATATGTGTGGGTTTAAGTTTGGGCCTGCGTATGGTCCAGTTCGTGACGGCCACGCTCGTACATGCCTTTGATTGGACTCTACCGGATGGGCAACCGCCGGAGAAGTTGGATATGGAAGAAGCCTACAGGCTTGCACTGCACCGCACCGTGCCCTTATCGGTGCACCCCGTGCCGCGACTCCTGCCAGAAGCATATGAATCTATTGAGAAATAA
- the LOC109721730 gene encoding uncharacterized protein LOC109721730 isoform X2, with protein MLVQCVKSSIIIPSSELSSLLLLRRRGRRELQQPTWAKRPNSAGAGEGEAAGAGAGAGEGDGEKPTSSLRVSKAFLARCAVAVSGLGFLDAGYEVCSQPGPERNGVAGVCIEGIQI; from the exons ATGCTGGTGCAGTGTGTTAAGAGCTCCATTATTATCCCATCCTCTGAGCTCTCATCTCTCCTCCTCTTgaggagaagagggaggagggagTTGCAACAGCCCACATGGGCAAAGAGACCAAATAGTGCAGGTGCAGGTGAAGGTGAAGCTGCAGGTGCAGGTGCAGGTGCAGGTGAAGGTGATGGAGAGAAACCCACCTCCTCTCTTAGGGTTTCCAAGGCCTTCCTTGCTAGGTGTGCTGTTGCTGTTTCTGGCCTTGGGTTTCTTGATGCTGG TTATGAAGTATGTAGTCAGCCAGGGCCTGAAAGGAATGGGGTGGCAGGAGTGTGCATTGAAGggattcaaatttga